One window from the genome of Pseudomonadota bacterium encodes:
- a CDS encoding NADH-quinone oxidoreductase subunit B: MEKRSVGMGVTGKTDGLPPGQAQNALVNAAMEEMNDRGFVVAKFDKLLDWARTGSLWPMTFGLACCAVEMIHSYMSRYDLDRFGVIPRPSPRQSDVMIVAGTLTNKMAPALRKVYDQMAEPRWVISMGSCANGGGYYHYSYSVVRGCDRVVPVDIYVPGCPPTAEALVYGILLLQKKIQREGSNKLIVRGQA; encoded by the coding sequence ATGGAAAAAAGGAGCGTTGGAATGGGAGTAACGGGAAAAACAGACGGTCTTCCTCCCGGGCAGGCGCAAAATGCTCTGGTCAATGCGGCGATGGAAGAAATGAATGACCGCGGCTTTGTTGTTGCGAAATTCGATAAATTGCTGGACTGGGCGCGTACCGGTTCGCTCTGGCCGATGACATTCGGTCTGGCCTGCTGTGCGGTGGAAATGATCCACAGCTATATGAGCCGCTATGACCTTGACCGTTTCGGCGTTATTCCGCGCCCCAGCCCGCGCCAATCCGATGTGATGATTGTTGCCGGAACCCTGACGAATAAAATGGCGCCCGCTTTGCGTAAGGTTTACGACCAAATGGCGGAGCCGCGCTGGGTGATTTCGATGGGCTCCTGCGCCAATGGCGGCGGTTATTACCATTACTCCTATTCGGTGGTGCGCGGTTGTGACCGTGTCGTGCCTGTCGATATTTACGTTCCCGGCTGCCCGCCGACGGCCGAGGCGCTGGTTTACGGCATTTTGCTGCTGCAAAAGAAAATCCAGCGCGAAGGCAGTAACAAGCTTATCGTGCGGGGGCAGGCTTAG
- a CDS encoding NADH-quinone oxidoreductase subunit C, translating into MAKRGNKDKIALKQLGQHIKRALKNAILHYELERDTELVLMVERTKIRDVLAFLKDDTQCAFKQLIDICGADYPEHHERFEVVYQLLSMKHNRRIRIKLETDEATPIPSVNDLFSAANWLEREVWDMYGVFFEDHPDLRRILTDYGFQGHPLRKDFPLTGFVEVRYDEDTKRVVYEPVELMQDFRRFDYTSPWEAMSDPNLFGDEKAVRPGFMGGGDKA; encoded by the coding sequence ATGGCAAAACGCGGCAACAAAGACAAAATCGCACTCAAGCAGCTTGGTCAGCATATCAAGCGCGCTTTGAAAAATGCGATCCTGCATTACGAGCTGGAACGCGATACGGAGCTTGTTCTGATGGTCGAGCGCACGAAAATCCGTGACGTTCTGGCCTTTCTGAAAGATGACACGCAATGTGCTTTCAAACAATTGATTGATATTTGCGGTGCCGATTATCCTGAGCATCACGAACGTTTTGAAGTTGTCTATCAATTGCTGAGCATGAAGCATAACCGCCGTATCCGCATCAAACTGGAAACGGATGAAGCCACACCGATTCCCAGCGTCAATGACCTTTTTAGTGCGGCAAACTGGCTTGAGCGTGAAGTCTGGGATATGTATGGCGTGTTTTTTGAGGATCATCCCGATCTGCGCCGCATCCTGACCGATTACGGTTTTCAGGGGCATCCCCTGCGCAAGGATTTCCCGCTGACGGGTTTTGTCGAAGTCCGTTATGACGAAGACACGAAACGCGTGGTTTATGAGCCGGTGGAACTGATGCAGGATTTCCGCCGCTTTGATTACACCAGCCCGTGGGAAGCGATGAGCGACCCCAATCTGTTCGGCGATGAAAAAGCCGTACGTCCGGGCTTTATGGGCGGAGGTGACAAAGCATGA
- the nuoE gene encoding NADH-quinone oxidoreductase subunit NuoE, translated as MGSLRVTKFDQPKSFKFSKENMAKIEDILKKYPSNQKQSAVMPLLDLAQRQHGGWIPEAAMEEIGRVLDMPRLKVFEVATFYTMYNLTPVGEYLLQFCTTTPCWLCGSGDIVKAAEEHLGAKIGETTKDGKFTLVEVECLGACVNAPMVQVNDDYYEDLTPELIVTLLKDLKAGKKISFGSQTGRKGSCAQDGPTTLESQAKKAKVAMAEDQKKSGKKG; from the coding sequence ATGGGCAGTTTACGCGTCACAAAATTCGATCAGCCGAAAAGCTTCAAATTTTCGAAAGAAAATATGGCGAAGATTGAGGATATCCTGAAAAAATATCCGTCCAACCAGAAGCAAAGCGCGGTGATGCCGCTCTTGGATCTGGCGCAGCGTCAGCATGGCGGCTGGATTCCTGAAGCGGCGATGGAGGAAATCGGCCGCGTGTTGGATATGCCGCGCTTGAAAGTTTTTGAAGTTGCGACATTCTACACGATGTATAATTTGACACCCGTCGGCGAATATTTGCTGCAATTCTGCACCACAACCCCTTGCTGGCTGTGCGGTAGCGGCGACATCGTCAAAGCGGCGGAGGAGCATCTGGGCGCAAAAATCGGTGAAACCACCAAAGACGGTAAATTCACACTGGTTGAGGTCGAATGCCTCGGCGCCTGCGTGAATGCGCCGATGGTACAGGTCAATGACGATTATTACGAAGACCTGACGCCTGAATTGATTGTGACGCTGCTAAAAGATTTGAAAGCCGGCAAGAAGATCAGCTTCGGCTCACAGACCGGTCGCAAAGGCTCTTGCGCGCAGGACGGCCCGACCACGCTGGAGTCGCAAGCGAAAAAGGCGAAGGTCGCCATGGCTGAAGATCAGAAAAAAAGCGGTAAGAAGGGGTAA
- a CDS encoding Do family serine endopeptidase, translated as MQRLVILAVVFALMVFSLPSQAAAQKQLPQSREQIQLSYAPVVKQTAPAVVNIYTQKMVQQRASLGLGPFMNDPFFRRFFGQELYGMPMRKRLESSLGSGVIVAEDGLIVSNAHVIKDAQEIVVVTNDGQEYQAQNVLVDERTDLAVLKIDTEGRKLPVIRLGDSDRLEVGDIVLAIGNPFGVGQTVTSGIVSAVARTAAGISDYNFFIQTDAAINPGNSGGALVGLNGRLIGVNTAIFSRDGGSLGIGFAIPSNMVQMVIDAARSGGELRRSWFGVGAQGLTSDIAQGLGLDSARGALITGVHPASPAAKAGLKTGDVVTHLNGKQVEDPVALRFRAALVKIGDKIVLDIVRKGKKSQISFAAIAPPENPPRNETALTGAHPLTGTVVANISPAVLEDMGDSKIGADSGVVITNIRQPSRLGLQAGDVVQQINGVDIKTVRQLTDVLRKPARVWNILIGRGGQVIQIRLAG; from the coding sequence ATGCAACGTCTTGTCATTCTTGCCGTGGTTTTCGCCCTGATGGTGTTTTCGCTGCCGTCACAGGCGGCGGCGCAGAAACAGTTGCCGCAAAGCCGCGAGCAAATCCAATTATCTTATGCGCCGGTCGTCAAACAAACGGCACCGGCTGTCGTGAATATCTATACGCAGAAAATGGTACAGCAGCGGGCAAGCCTCGGTCTGGGCCCCTTTATGAATGATCCGTTTTTCCGGCGTTTTTTCGGGCAGGAACTCTATGGTATGCCGATGCGCAAACGGCTTGAAAGCTCGCTCGGTTCCGGCGTTATTGTCGCGGAGGACGGGTTGATTGTCAGTAACGCGCATGTCATCAAAGATGCGCAGGAAATCGTTGTTGTGACAAATGACGGGCAGGAATATCAGGCGCAGAACGTGCTGGTGGATGAACGCACTGATCTTGCCGTTCTGAAAATTGATACGGAGGGGCGGAAACTGCCGGTGATTAGGCTGGGAGACAGCGACAGACTCGAAGTCGGCGATATCGTATTGGCGATCGGTAACCCCTTTGGTGTCGGGCAGACGGTCACCAGCGGAATCGTTTCAGCTGTTGCACGTACGGCGGCAGGTATCAGCGATTATAACTTCTTTATCCAGACCGATGCGGCGATTAATCCCGGCAATTCCGGCGGTGCTCTGGTCGGGTTGAACGGCAGGCTGATCGGCGTGAATACGGCGATTTTTTCGCGTGACGGCGGTTCGCTTGGAATCGGCTTTGCCATCCCGTCTAATATGGTGCAAATGGTGATTGATGCGGCGCGCAGCGGCGGAGAATTGCGGCGCTCTTGGTTTGGCGTGGGCGCGCAAGGGCTGACATCCGATATCGCACAGGGGCTGGGGCTGGACAGCGCGCGCGGTGCCCTGATTACAGGGGTGCATCCGGCCAGTCCTGCGGCGAAAGCAGGGCTGAAAACAGGAGATGTCGTAACGCATCTGAACGGCAAGCAGGTCGAAGACCCTGTGGCGTTGCGGTTTCGTGCGGCGCTTGTGAAAATCGGGGACAAGATCGTTCTGGATATTGTGCGCAAGGGCAAAAAGTCGCAGATCAGCTTTGCAGCGATTGCGCCGCCTGAAAATCCGCCACGCAACGAAACTGCGCTGACAGGGGCGCATCCGTTGACCGGAACGGTGGTTGCCAATATTTCTCCTGCCGTGCTGGAAGATATGGGAGACAGCAAAATCGGCGCAGATTCAGGGGTGGTGATCACCAATATCCGTCAACCAAGCCGTCTCGGCTTGCAAGCCGGCGATGTTGTGCAGCAGATTAACGGAGTGGATATCAAGACTGTCCGCCAATTGACGGATGTGCTGAGAAAACCTGCACGGGTCTGGAATATCTTGATCGGTCGCGGCGGACAGGTTATCCAGATACGGCTTGCCGGGTAA
- the nuoF gene encoding NADH-quinone oxidoreductase subunit NuoF — translation MLQDKDRIFTNLYGWDGTDLKSSKKRGDWSNTKKLIGKGREWLIEEMKASGMRGRGGAGFPTGLKWSFMPKDSGKPQYLVVNADESEPGTCKDRDILRHEPHKLIEGCLLAGFAISANTGYIYIRGEFYNEAMALQKAIDEAYDAGLLGKNAAKSGWDFDLYIHRGAGAYICGEESALLNSLEGKKGMPRNKPPFPAMAGLYACPTTVNNVETIAAVPDIMRRGGSWFSSFGNENNRGTKLFCISGHVNRPCNVEESLSIPLHELIEKHAGGVRGGWDNLLAVLPGGSSTPILPRHICDTVLMDFDSLKAVQSSLGTAAVIVMDKSTDVVQAITRLSQFYWHESCGQCTPCREGTGWIWRMMKQMTTGEASIKDIDMLLDVCGQMEGNSICAHADAAAWPIQGLMRHFRDEVERRIIEYRKTQAA, via the coding sequence ATGTTGCAGGATAAAGACCGCATTTTCACCAATCTTTACGGCTGGGACGGCACCGATCTGAAATCATCGAAAAAACGCGGTGATTGGAGCAATACGAAAAAGCTGATCGGTAAAGGTCGCGAATGGCTTATCGAGGAAATGAAAGCCTCCGGTATGCGCGGACGCGGCGGTGCAGGTTTCCCGACGGGGCTGAAATGGTCTTTTATGCCCAAAGACAGCGGTAAACCGCAATATCTGGTTGTGAATGCCGATGAATCCGAACCCGGTACCTGTAAAGACCGCGATATCCTGCGTCACGAACCGCATAAACTGATTGAAGGCTGTCTGCTGGCAGGTTTCGCCATCAGCGCCAATACCGGATATATCTATATCCGCGGTGAATTTTATAATGAGGCGATGGCACTGCAAAAAGCCATTGATGAAGCCTATGATGCCGGATTGCTCGGTAAAAACGCCGCGAAATCGGGATGGGATTTTGATCTCTATATTCATCGCGGGGCAGGGGCTTATATCTGCGGCGAGGAAAGCGCGCTCCTGAACTCGCTGGAAGGCAAAAAAGGCATGCCGCGCAACAAGCCGCCCTTTCCGGCGATGGCAGGGCTTTATGCCTGCCCGACGACCGTCAATAATGTTGAGACAATTGCGGCGGTGCCGGATATTATGCGACGCGGCGGCAGCTGGTTTTCATCCTTTGGTAACGAGAACAACCGCGGCACGAAACTGTTTTGCATTTCCGGTCATGTCAACCGCCCCTGTAATGTGGAGGAATCTCTGAGTATTCCGCTGCATGAATTGATTGAAAAACATGCGGGCGGCGTGCGCGGCGGCTGGGATAATCTTTTGGCGGTTCTGCCGGGCGGATCATCCACGCCCATTCTGCCGCGCCATATCTGCGACACGGTACTGATGGATTTTGACAGCCTGAAAGCCGTGCAGTCCAGCCTTGGCACGGCGGCGGTGATTGTGATGGATAAATCCACCGATGTCGTGCAGGCGATTACGCGTCTGTCGCAATTTTACTGGCATGAAAGCTGCGGCCAATGCACGCCCTGCCGTGAAGGGACGGGCTGGATATGGCGCATGATGAAGCAAATGACCACAGGCGAAGCGTCAATCAAGGATATCGATATGCTGCTGGATGTCTGCGGGCAGATGGAGGGCAACTCGATTTGCGCCCATGCCGATGCCGCGGCCTGGCCGATACAGGGCTTGATGCGCCATTTCCGCGATGAGGTTGAGCGCCGCATCATCGAATACCGCAAAACGCAGGCGGCTTGA
- the nuoI gene encoding NADH-quinone oxidoreductase subunit NuoI gives MSFTDRMVRGFLLTELVRGFWLTFKYMFKPKVTLNYPFEKGPISPRFRGEHALRRYPNGEERCIACKLCEAICPAMAITIEAEPRDDGSRRTTRYDIDMIKCIYCGLCQEACPVDAIVEGPNFEYATETREELYYNKEKLLENGDIWEAQIARNIEADAPYR, from the coding sequence ATGAGCTTTACAGACAGAATGGTGCGCGGCTTTCTTTTGACCGAACTGGTGCGCGGTTTTTGGCTGACATTCAAATATATGTTCAAGCCGAAAGTGACATTGAACTATCCGTTTGAAAAAGGCCCAATCAGCCCGCGTTTTCGCGGTGAGCATGCATTGCGCCGCTATCCGAACGGAGAGGAACGCTGTATCGCCTGTAAATTATGCGAGGCGATCTGCCCCGCCATGGCCATTACGATCGAGGCCGAACCGCGCGATGACGGCAGCCGCCGCACAACGCGCTATGACATTGACATGATCAAATGCATCTATTGCGGTTTGTGTCAGGAAGCCTGCCCCGTTGACGCAATTGTCGAAGGGCCGAATTTCGAATATGCGACGGAAACGCGCGAAGAGCTTTATTACAATAAGGAAAAACTGCTGGAAAACGGCGATATCTGGGAGGCGCAGATCGCCCGTAATATCGAAGCCGATGCACCTTACCGGTAA
- a CDS encoding NADH-quinone oxidoreductase subunit A gives MENGFLLNYLPILIFLVIATGMALLAVLASWLVGRQNPDSEKISAYECGFEPFSDAHHKFDVRFYLVAILFIIFDLEVAFLFPWAVTLGKTGLFGFWSMVLFLSILTVGFIYEWKKGALEWE, from the coding sequence ATGGAAAACGGCTTTTTACTGAACTATCTTCCGATCCTGATTTTTCTGGTGATCGCAACGGGAATGGCGCTTCTCGCCGTCCTCGCCTCATGGCTTGTCGGCCGGCAGAATCCCGACTCCGAGAAAATCTCCGCCTATGAATGCGGGTTCGAACCCTTTTCCGATGCGCATCATAAATTTGATGTGCGTTTTTATCTGGTGGCGATTCTTTTCATTATTTTTGATCTTGAAGTGGCTTTTCTGTTTCCCTGGGCGGTTACGCTGGGAAAAACCGGATTATTCGGCTTCTGGTCGATGGTGCTGTTCCTGTCTATTCTGACGGTCGGTTTCATTTATGAATGGAAAAAAGGAGCGTTGGAATGGGAGTAA
- a CDS encoding NADH-quinone oxidoreductase subunit D produces the protein MVSVAGQTQIKPFTMNFGPQHPAAHGVLRLVMEMDGEIVERCDPHIGLLHRGTEKLIEYKTYTQAVPYFDRLDYVAPMNQEHAFALATENLLGIEVPERAQYIRVLFSELTRILNHLLNITTFALDVGAITPSLWGFEEREKGMEFYDRICGARIHANYFRPGGVHQDMPEGLAEDMYDYAEQIPVFLNDLEELLTENRIFKQRTVDIGVATKEEALDWGFTGPMLRASGVAWDLRKSQPYEVYDRMDFDIPVGKTGDCYARYLIRMEEMRQSAKIMKQAIAEMPKGAVMVDNNKIAPPKRADMKQSMEAMIHHFKLYTEGYHVPKGETYAAVEAPKGEFGVYLVSDGSSKPYRCHMRAPGFAHLAALDHLSRGHMLADAVAIIGAMDIVFGEIDR, from the coding sequence ATGGTCTCGGTCGCGGGACAAACACAAATCAAGCCCTTTACGATGAATTTCGGGCCGCAGCATCCTGCCGCGCATGGCGTGTTGCGTCTGGTCATGGAAATGGACGGCGAGATCGTGGAGCGTTGCGATCCGCATATCGGCCTGCTGCATCGCGGCACGGAAAAGCTGATCGAATATAAAACCTATACGCAGGCCGTGCCGTATTTTGACCGTCTGGATTACGTCGCGCCGATGAATCAGGAACATGCTTTCGCATTGGCGACGGAAAATCTGCTAGGCATCGAAGTGCCGGAGCGGGCGCAGTATATCCGCGTCCTGTTTTCCGAGCTGACGCGCATTTTGAACCATTTGCTGAATATCACGACTTTTGCGCTCGATGTCGGGGCGATTACACCGTCGCTATGGGGTTTTGAAGAACGTGAAAAAGGTATGGAATTCTATGACCGTATTTGCGGCGCACGCATTCACGCCAATTATTTCCGCCCCGGCGGCGTACATCAGGATATGCCCGAAGGTCTGGCCGAGGATATGTATGACTATGCCGAACAAATTCCGGTCTTTTTGAATGATCTGGAAGAATTGCTGACCGAAAACCGTATTTTCAAACAGCGTACCGTCGATATCGGCGTGGCGACAAAGGAAGAGGCGCTGGACTGGGGATTTACCGGACCGATGCTGCGGGCCTCCGGTGTGGCGTGGGATTTGCGTAAAAGCCAGCCCTATGAAGTCTATGACCGTATGGATTTTGACATTCCGGTCGGCAAAACCGGCGATTGCTATGCGCGTTACCTGATCCGTATGGAAGAAATGCGCCAATCGGCGAAAATCATGAAACAGGCTATCGCCGAAATGCCGAAAGGCGCGGTGATGGTTGACAATAACAAGATTGCGCCGCCGAAACGCGCGGATATGAAACAGTCGATGGAGGCGATGATCCATCACTTCAAACTGTATACCGAAGGCTATCATGTGCCGAAAGGCGAGACCTATGCCGCTGTGGAAGCCCCGAAAGGCGAATTCGGCGTCTATCTGGTCTCCGACGGCAGCAGCAAACCTTACCGTTGCCATATGCGCGCGCCGGGCTTTGCGCATTTGGCGGCTTTGGATCATCTGTCGCGCGGGCATATGCTGGCGGATGCGGTGGCAATCATCGGGGCGATGGATATTGTATTTGGAGAAATCGACCGCTGA
- a CDS encoding NADH-quinone oxidoreductase subunit J, whose amino-acid sequence MIEALVFYMFASVLIASGVMVITARNSVHSVLFLILAFFNAAGLFVLLGAEFVAMILVIVYVGAVAVLFLFVVMMLDVGRVNIKEGLVSYLPIGGLVGLVLLAELVWLYWTWEFSAGAVQNRLAPMSTDAGVTNTHALGQILYTQNVYLFQTAGLILLVSMIGAIVLTLRTRPGVRKQKVSDQVSRRPADAMEIQQVETGAGVQ is encoded by the coding sequence ATGATTGAAGCCCTGGTATTCTATATGTTCGCATCCGTGCTGATCGCCAGCGGCGTGATGGTAATCACGGCGCGGAACTCCGTGCATTCCGTCCTGTTTCTGATTTTGGCTTTTTTCAACGCCGCCGGATTATTTGTGCTATTGGGCGCGGAATTTGTCGCGATGATCCTTGTGATCGTCTATGTCGGTGCTGTGGCTGTGCTGTTCCTGTTTGTCGTGATGATGCTGGATGTCGGGCGCGTGAATATCAAGGAGGGGCTGGTCAGCTATCTGCCGATTGGCGGGTTGGTCGGGCTTGTCTTGCTGGCAGAGCTGGTCTGGCTTTACTGGACATGGGAATTCTCCGCAGGGGCCGTGCAGAACCGCCTTGCACCGATGAGCACGGATGCCGGTGTCACCAACACCCATGCGCTGGGGCAAATTCTTTACACGCAGAATGTCTATCTGTTCCAGACGGCGGGTTTGATCCTGCTGGTGTCAATGATCGGCGCGATTGTGCTGACACTCAGAACGCGGCCCGGTGTGCGTAAGCAGAAAGTCAGCGATCAGGTTTCGCGCCGTCCGGCGGATGCGATGGAAATCCAACAGGTTGAAACCGGAGCGGGAGTACAATAA
- a CDS encoding NADH-quinone oxidoreductase subunit G, producing the protein MPKLTIDDIEVTVEPGTSLLQAAEQLGIEIPRFCYHDKLSVPANCRMCLVEVEGAPKLAASCAMPCGENMNVKTGSEKVRRARQGMMEFLLINHPLDCPICDQGGECDLQDQAMAYGFDRSRFEEDKRAVKDKELGPVVKTVMTRCIHCTRCVRFGDEVAGTQELGVLNRGEHLEIGTYVEQMMTSELSGNLVDVCPVGALTAKPYAFIARPWELVKTESIDALDAVGSNIRIDCRGNQIMRILPRLHEDVNEEWISDKTRHACDGLRVNRLDRPYLRDAKGKLKPASWTDAFEAVAERLKGVDGKKVAAVTGDLCDVESMMALKDLMAGLGSPHMECRQDGAKFDPYQPCGYGFNTTIAGVEEADAILLIGTNPRWEAAMLNARIHKNWRANNTKIGFIGPRADLNYEYAHLGTGSDALEDLLAGKHSFAAVLEKAEKPMLILGMGAVRRDDGLAVHAMARAVAEKFGMVRDDWNGFNLLQLAAARMGALSIGFVPDQARGGLDMDGIIAASKTGDIEILYALGADELPYDRLSKKTFVIYQGHHGDAGAARADVIFPGAAYTEKPGLYVNLEGRVQTARKAAFPPGDAREDWTILRALSSHMGYPLPYDNPAELRARLIQENEMFDHIDQIPHAAWKTFAADAGDVKKLPFRLPVANFYKTCPVSRVSVTMQECTDAFVDKTMEKKRANA; encoded by the coding sequence ATGCCGAAATTGACAATCGACGATATTGAAGTCACGGTCGAACCCGGTACATCGCTGTTACAGGCAGCGGAGCAGCTCGGAATTGAAATTCCGCGTTTCTGCTATCACGACAAATTGTCGGTTCCGGCGAATTGCCGCATGTGCCTTGTCGAAGTTGAGGGCGCGCCGAAACTGGCTGCCAGTTGCGCCATGCCTTGCGGTGAAAATATGAATGTGAAGACCGGCTCGGAAAAAGTACGCCGCGCCCGTCAGGGAATGATGGAATTCCTGCTGATTAACCATCCGCTGGACTGTCCGATCTGCGATCAGGGCGGCGAATGCGATTTGCAGGATCAGGCCATGGCCTATGGTTTTGACCGCAGCCGTTTTGAGGAAGACAAACGCGCGGTCAAAGATAAAGAACTGGGCCCGGTTGTAAAAACGGTGATGACACGCTGCATCCATTGCACACGCTGTGTTCGTTTCGGCGATGAAGTTGCGGGAACGCAGGAGCTGGGTGTGCTGAACCGCGGCGAGCATCTGGAAATCGGCACTTATGTTGAACAAATGATGACATCGGAACTGTCGGGCAATCTGGTTGATGTCTGTCCGGTCGGCGCATTGACGGCAAAACCTTATGCTTTTATCGCCCGCCCGTGGGAACTGGTGAAAACGGAAAGCATTGATGCGCTGGATGCGGTCGGCTCGAATATCCGCATTGATTGCCGCGGCAACCAGATTATGCGCATTTTGCCGCGCCTGCATGAAGATGTGAACGAGGAATGGATTTCCGACAAAACCCGCCATGCCTGTGACGGGCTGCGCGTAAATCGCCTTGACCGCCCTTATCTGCGCGATGCGAAAGGCAAATTGAAGCCTGCCTCATGGACGGATGCATTTGAAGCGGTGGCTGAACGTTTAAAAGGCGTGGATGGCAAGAAAGTCGCCGCCGTAACGGGTGATCTTTGTGACGTTGAATCAATGATGGCGCTGAAAGACCTGATGGCAGGGCTGGGCAGCCCGCATATGGAATGCCGTCAGGACGGTGCGAAATTTGATCCGTATCAGCCATGCGGTTACGGTTTTAACACAACGATTGCCGGTGTGGAAGAGGCGGATGCCATTCTGCTGATCGGTACCAATCCGCGCTGGGAAGCGGCAATGCTGAATGCCCGCATCCATAAAAACTGGCGTGCCAATAACACAAAAATCGGTTTCATTGGCCCGCGTGCCGATCTGAACTATGAATATGCGCATCTGGGCACCGGTTCGGACGCGCTGGAAGACCTGCTGGCCGGCAAACACAGTTTTGCCGCAGTATTGGAAAAAGCTGAAAAGCCGATGCTGATATTGGGCATGGGGGCTGTGCGCCGCGATGACGGCTTGGCCGTTCACGCGATGGCGCGCGCGGTTGCTGAAAAATTCGGCATGGTGCGTGATGATTGGAACGGCTTTAACCTATTGCAGTTGGCGGCGGCCCGTATGGGGGCTTTGTCCATCGGTTTTGTGCCGGATCAGGCGCGGGGCGGGCTGGATATGGACGGTATTATCGCCGCATCGAAAACAGGTGATATCGAGATTCTGTATGCGCTGGGCGCAGATGAGCTTCCCTATGACCGCCTGAGCAAAAAGACTTTTGTGATTTATCAGGGCCATCACGGTGATGCTGGTGCGGCGCGGGCGGATGTGATCTTCCCCGGTGCGGCCTATACGGAAAAACCCGGCCTGTATGTCAATCTGGAAGGGCGCGTGCAAACGGCACGCAAAGCGGCGTTTCCACCCGGCGATGCGCGGGAGGACTGGACAATTCTCAGAGCGCTGTCCTCGCATATGGGTTATCCGCTGCCCTATGATAATCCGGCGGAGCTTCGCGCACGCCTGATTCAGGAAAACGAGATGTTTGATCATATTGATCAAATTCCGCATGCGGCATGGAAAACATTTGCGGCAGATGCAGGCGATGTGAAAAAACTGCCTTTCCGTCTGCCGGTGGCCAATTTTTACAAAACCTGTCCGGTTAGCCGTGTCTCGGTAACGATGCAGGAATGCACGGACGCTTTTGTTGATAAAACAATGGAGAAGAAACGGGCAAATGCTTGA
- the nuoH gene encoding NADH-quinone oxidoreductase subunit NuoH encodes MLETLLGYIVPTAIIVAKIVLIILPLLVAVAYLTYAERKVMAAMQMRQGPMMVGPFGLLQPLADGIKLFAKETILPVRSSKVIFVIAPMLTFMLSLVAWAVIPFDEGMVLADINVGVLYLFAISSLGVYGILMAGWASNSRYAFLGGLRSAAQMVSYEVSIGFVIITVLLTTGSLNLSDIVMAERTWWMNLLLFPMFVVFLISALAETNRAPFDLPEGESELVGGYNVEYSAMTFALFFLGEYANMILMSGMTVVLFLGGWLPPFGMEIAWLSWVPGLIWFGAKTAAVLFVFVWSRATLPRYRYDQLMRLGWKVFLPFTLFWVIVVAGTLLANNSLPVF; translated from the coding sequence ATGCTTGAAACTCTTTTAGGATATATTGTTCCGACCGCGATTATTGTGGCCAAGATCGTGTTGATCATTTTGCCGCTTCTGGTCGCCGTGGCGTATCTGACCTATGCCGAGCGCAAGGTGATGGCTGCCATGCAAATGCGGCAGGGGCCGATGATGGTCGGGCCCTTTGGTTTGCTGCAGCCGCTGGCTGACGGTATCAAGCTCTTTGCGAAGGAAACGATTTTGCCGGTGCGCTCCAGCAAGGTGATTTTCGTGATCGCGCCGATGCTGACCTTTATGCTCAGCCTTGTCGCATGGGCGGTTATTCCCTTTGATGAAGGCATGGTGCTGGCCGATATCAATGTCGGCGTGCTGTATCTGTTCGCAATTTCCTCGCTGGGGGTTTACGGCATTCTGATGGCGGGCTGGGCATCCAACTCACGCTATGCCTTCCTTGGCGGCTTGCGCTCTGCTGCGCAGATGGTCTCTTATGAGGTCTCCATCGGTTTTGTGATTATTACGGTGCTGCTGACGACGGGGTCGCTTAATCTCAGCGATATCGTTATGGCCGAGCGGACATGGTGGATGAATTTACTGCTGTTCCCGATGTTCGTGGTGTTCCTGATTTCCGCATTGGCGGAAACAAACCGCGCCCCCTTTGATCTGCCCGAGGGTGAGTCAGAGCTGGTCGGCGGTTATAACGTCGAATATTCGGCCATGACTTTCGCGCTGTTCTTCCTGGGCGAATACGCCAATATGATTTTGATGAGCGGTATGACGGTTGTGCTGTTCCTCGGCGGCTGGCTGCCGCCCTTCGGAATGGAAATCGCGTGGCTGTCATGGGTGCCGGGGCTGATCTGGTTCGGCGCGAAAACGGCGGCGGTTCTGTTTGTTTTTGTATGGTCGCGGGCGACATTGCCGCGCTACCGCTATGACCAGCTGATGCGTCTTGGCTGGAAAGTGTTTTTACCCTTTACGCTGTTCTGGGTCATTGTGGTTGCCGGAACATTGCTGGCAAATAACAGCCTGCCGGTGTTTTAA